From a region of the Babylonia areolata isolate BAREFJ2019XMU chromosome 21, ASM4173473v1, whole genome shotgun sequence genome:
- the LOC143296461 gene encoding rRNA-processing protein FCF1 homolog, which produces MGKVNKQKAKFADMKRRISLKDSRLKPKDRMKKKKEKKKKGENLSIRALPQMPASFFFSYNKNLGPPFRILVDTNFINFSIASKLDVFQSFMQCLAAKCIPYITDCVMAELEKLGRRYRVALRIVRDPRFERLPCLHKGTYADDCLVERVTQHKCYMVATNDKDLKRRIRKIPGVPIIYLHNHKYEVERLPEAS; this is translated from the exons ATG GGAAAAGTCAACAAACAAAAGGCCAAGTTTGCGGATATGAAAAGGCGGATCAGCCTTAAGGACAGTCGCTT GAAACCAAAAGAcaggatgaagaaaaagaaagagaagaagaagaagggggaaaatctCAGCATCAGAGCATT GCCACAGATGccagcttctttcttcttttcctacaACAAGAACCTGGGACCTCCGTTCCGCATCCTGGTGGACACGAACTTCATCAACTTCAGCATCGCCAGCAAGCTGGACGTTTTCCAGTCCTTCATGCAGTGCCTGGCTGCCAAAT GCATACCCTACATCACTGACTGCGTGATGGCTGAACTGGAGAAACTAGGAAGGCGTTACAGGGTTGCACTCAG GATTGTTCGAGATCCACGCTTTGAACGTCTGCCATGTCTGCACAAAGGAACCTACGCTGATGACTGTCTTGTGGAGCGTGTCACACAG cACAAATGTTACATGGTGGCCACCAATGACAAAGATCTGAAACGCCGGATACGCAAAATTCCTGGTGTACCCATCATATACCTCCACAATCACAA GTATGAAGTTGAACGGCTTCCTGAAGCAAGCTGA
- the LOC143296460 gene encoding uncharacterized protein LOC143296460 — MAEFQPCSQQHLICGICLEMYKNPRMLSCHHTFCEACIQAVVANSQGNFIECPQCRKRLRLTRNEVSKLQVNFYLTPLLEEARSPDRCDKHQKKLQFVCLDCDDAVCCDCILQDHRKHDLTDLGKAKEEIRAEMNKDMTEFDTVLIRLTSKLEQIRRFKQKAEDERSSVESALRERARQLHALIEGQLEKSLIFARNIANAADRSEDELQENVHLVEQLQEEARKVVDKNTGYEDLVTAHKKMHEHQQTTLNNIMHEAEKENCQYGVPAFYCDSTLSPAKTMVSLLGQVYVNTATMTITMSCAFQCCPANSSVHALCINGDGNIWTAYGDPRAQGKSWVAKFSPTGCMLGAPIAIWGRVCLADLSHGYVHMEGKYCKGKDIPTTDTLEASSHGVERKYNVCSPEQHDVYNKLRAKFLLRQHANHTCELWSVMTSECNESFVSNLLTHSPIAMDASHDGKFIAVLEEGQNHVCLYHRDLGYRPFSVFRGKLDRPIEPMDVCFYTIGDEERLVVADGSSKTLMILRVDQNCGCELVDQIDVFSSKASQKLKPTALCPDLKGQLWVGCQGGFILYVAPRPLDQSNFNVDK, encoded by the coding sequence ATGGCAGAATTCCAGCCCTGTTCTCAACAACATTTGATATGTGGCATATGTTTGGAGATGTATAAGAATCCCAGAATGTTATCATGTCATCACACATTTTGTGAGGCCTGTATCCAAGCTGTTGTGGCCAACTCCCAAGGTAACTTTATTGAGTGTCCACAATGCCGAAAAAGATTGCGGCTGACCAGGAATGAAGTGTCTAAACTGCAAGTCAATTTTTATTTGACACCTTTACTTGAAGAAGCTCGATCCCCTGATCGTTGTGATAAACACCAGAAGAAACTACAATTTGTCTGTCTTGACTGTGATGATGCAGTGTGCTGTGATTGTATCTTGCAGGACCATAGAAAACATGACTTGACGGATTTGGGGAAAGCCAAAGAAGAAATCAGGGCAGAGATGAATAAAGACATGACAGAGTTTGACACTGTTTTGATAAGACTTACCTCAAAATTAGAGCAGATTCGTCGCTTCAAGCAGAAGGCTGAAGACGAAAGATCATCTGTTGAGTCTGCTCTCAGGGAAAGAGCCCGACAGCTTCATGCATTGATAGAGGGACAACTTGAAAAGTCTTTAATCTTTGCAAGAAACATAGCAAATGCTGCTGACAGAAGTGAAGACGAATTACAAGAGAATGTACACCTGGTTGAGCAGCTGCAAGAAGAAGCAAGGAAGGTCGTCGACAAGAATACTGGTTACGAAGATCTTGTGACCGCACACAAGAAAATGCATGAACACCAACAAACTACCCTTAATAATATCATGCACGAAGCAGAGAAGGAGAACTGTCAATATGGAGTTCCAGCTTTTTACTGTGACAGCACCTTGTCCCCAGCTAAGACCATGGTCAGTCTTCTGGGGCAGGTGTATGTGAACACCGCTACTATGACCATCACCATGTCCTGTGCTTTCCAGTGCTGTCCTGCAAACTCATCCGTGCATGCTTTGTGCATCAACGGGGATGGAAACATCTGGACGGCTTATGGGGATCCACGTGCACAGGGTAAAAGCTGGGTAGCAAAGTTCTCTCCAACTGGATGTATGTTGGGTGCACCCATCGCCATCTGGGGCAGGGTGTGCCTTGCAGATCTTTCACACGGCTATGTACATATGGAGGGAAAGTACTGCAAAGGGAAGGACATACCAACAACTGATACATTGGAAGCTTCCAGTCATGGTGTAGAGAGAAAGTACAATGTCTGCAGTCCTGAACAGCATGATGTCTACAACAAGTTGAGGGCAAAGTTTCTTCTCCGACAGCACGCCAACCACACATGTGAGCTTTGGTCTGTAATGACATCAGAGTGTAATGAGTCCTTTGTCAGCAATTTGCTGACACATTCACCCATTGCCATGGATGCCAGTCATGATGGTAAATTCATTGCAGTGTTGGAAGAAGGACAGAACCATGTGTGCCTGTACCATCGTGATCTGGGTTACAGACCTTTTTCCGTCTTCAGAGGAAAACTAGACAGACCCATTGAACCAATGGATGTCTGTTTTTATACGATTGGTGATGAAGAAAGACTGGTTGTGGCAGATGGATCTAGCAAGACCCTCATGATACTACGAGTGGATCAGAATTGTGGCTGTGAGTTGGTGGATCAGATAGATGTCTTTTCATCAAAAGCATCTCAAAAGCTGAAGCCCACAGCACTGTGTCCAGACTTGAAGGGACAGTTGTGGGTTGGGTGTCAAGGGGGATTCATCTTGTATGTGGCCCCACGGCCACTGGACCAGTCAAACTTCAATGTGGACAAATGA
- the LOC143296488 gene encoding testis-specific expressed protein 55-like, with protein sequence MAEVGNSTTEQGAPSLTMAPNFTFEELVADPYKNAISYLEKHNIMQIFQAMTASIIYQKPDNPLDFMIAEIGKMKKLKEANK encoded by the exons ATGGCTGAAGTGGGAAACTCAACAACAGAACAGGGGGCTCCGTCACTGACAATGGCCCCGAACTTCACCTTCGAGGAGCTGGTGGCAGACCCGTACAAGAATGCTATTTCTTACCTGGAGAAACACAACATCATGCAGATTTtccag GCCATGACTGCCAGCATCATCTACCAGAAACCAGACAACCCCCTGGACTTTATGATCGCTGAAATTGGAAAGATGAAGAAACTCAAAGAGGCTAACAAAtaa